The proteins below are encoded in one region of Terriglobia bacterium:
- a CDS encoding SLBB domain-containing protein, whose translation MPADRPTQGIQITNTPAEQQQLGRIDRQSQENEGQSEQSRDDRRTALENFNNPKEPDMEFQRFVAASLGYRLEIFGENLFRNVPSTFAPLDRVPVTPDYLIGPGDELLIRAWGQIDINYRAVVDRTGAIYIPKIGAMSVAGLRYDELNSALTRNIGRVFKNFELNVTLGQLRSIQIFVVGQVKRPGSYTVSSLSTLVNALFASGGPSNRGSMRQIVLKRQGKEITRFDLYDLIVSGDKSKDAQLLPGDVIYVPPVGKLVALAGSVNVPAIYELREREDLSQVLVYAGGLTTTAGGQKAFVDRIDDRLTRRTAEFELTAAGLKTELNDGDIVRFLHISPKFDNAITLRGNVAVPGRYPWRQGMRVKDLIPNREFLVTEEFWKRQNKLAVDPDSLTFQSHDEADQERQQQRLREWQRDRNEPSTQSSGQNQAPVPVPPSSSSNELPSDQRGTRRNEDLSSRVGRTEAQRIKQEELKNEVKRSAAEINWEYAVIQRINPEDLTTRLVPFNLGKAISGEETENVVLQPGDVVTIFSQNDMQVPAAQQTKFVRLEGEFRTAGVYQVEPAETLRHLIVRVGGLTPQAYLYGSEFTRESTKEDQQKRLDEYINELEKSIDRNAGAQRNLSGEEALTERQSLEGQRQLLDKLRQLKATGRIVLELKPNTSDIDAVPDLPLEDGDRLLVPFRPATVNVIGSVYNSNSFIFKQDKTVGDYLKISGGPTKNGDKGHLFVIRADGTTVSGHGHNGVFFKSFTEARLSPGDTIVVPEKLDKGVVLRGFKDWTQIIGTFVIGAAAAKVLFP comes from the coding sequence ATGCCTGCGGATCGCCCAACACAAGGTATCCAGATTACCAATACACCGGCTGAGCAGCAGCAACTAGGCCGAATAGACCGGCAGAGCCAGGAAAACGAAGGACAGAGTGAGCAATCCAGAGATGACAGGCGGACAGCATTAGAAAATTTTAATAATCCCAAAGAACCTGACATGGAATTCCAGCGTTTTGTTGCTGCGTCGTTGGGTTATCGTTTGGAAATCTTTGGGGAAAATCTGTTTCGCAACGTCCCCTCTACGTTTGCGCCTCTGGATCGGGTTCCAGTTACCCCGGACTATCTGATCGGGCCCGGCGACGAGCTGTTGATTCGGGCATGGGGGCAGATCGACATCAATTACCGTGCGGTGGTGGATCGTACCGGAGCAATCTACATACCGAAGATAGGGGCCATGAGCGTTGCCGGTCTGCGCTATGACGAGCTGAACAGTGCGCTTACCCGAAACATCGGCCGCGTGTTTAAGAATTTTGAGTTGAACGTTACTCTGGGCCAGTTGCGTTCCATCCAGATCTTTGTCGTAGGACAGGTGAAACGGCCAGGCTCCTATACCGTCAGCTCCCTCAGCACGCTGGTCAATGCTTTATTCGCCTCCGGCGGGCCATCAAACCGCGGTTCCATGCGGCAAATTGTCCTGAAACGCCAGGGTAAGGAGATCACACGTTTTGATCTGTACGATCTGATTGTCTCGGGGGACAAAAGTAAGGACGCGCAATTGCTCCCCGGCGACGTGATCTATGTTCCACCCGTGGGCAAGCTGGTTGCGTTGGCCGGAAGCGTTAATGTGCCAGCAATTTATGAGTTAAGAGAGCGCGAGGATTTAAGCCAAGTGCTTGTTTACGCCGGCGGCCTGACCACCACCGCGGGCGGGCAGAAGGCTTTCGTCGACCGTATCGATGACCGCCTGACACGCCGTACTGCGGAGTTCGAACTTACGGCAGCGGGACTCAAGACCGAACTCAACGATGGCGACATCGTCAGGTTTTTGCACATCTCACCCAAGTTCGATAACGCTATAACGCTGCGGGGGAACGTCGCAGTTCCGGGCCGATATCCCTGGCGCCAGGGCATGCGTGTAAAGGACCTTATACCCAATCGTGAATTCCTCGTCACCGAAGAGTTCTGGAAACGGCAGAACAAGCTGGCTGTGGACCCGGACAGCCTGACGTTCCAGTCCCATGATGAGGCCGACCAGGAGCGGCAGCAGCAGAGACTGCGAGAATGGCAACGTGATCGTAACGAGCCCTCGACGCAAAGCAGCGGTCAGAACCAGGCGCCAGTTCCTGTGCCTCCGTCTTCGAGTTCGAACGAGCTTCCATCCGACCAGCGTGGCACCCGGCGGAACGAAGACCTATCGAGCCGGGTAGGTCGAACCGAGGCGCAGCGCATCAAGCAGGAAGAATTGAAGAACGAAGTGAAGCGGTCAGCCGCCGAGATTAATTGGGAATATGCAGTAATCCAGCGAATCAACCCCGAGGATCTCACCACCCGGTTGGTACCCTTTAACCTAGGAAAGGCGATTAGTGGAGAAGAGACTGAAAACGTCGTGCTGCAGCCCGGCGACGTGGTCACGATTTTCTCCCAAAATGACATGCAGGTGCCAGCCGCACAGCAGACGAAATTCGTGCGCCTGGAAGGGGAATTCCGCACCGCCGGGGTCTACCAGGTTGAGCCAGCGGAGACATTGCGTCATTTGATTGTTCGAGTAGGCGGCCTTACGCCGCAGGCCTACCTTTATGGGTCAGAGTTTACCCGTGAGTCGACCAAGGAAGACCAGCAGAAGCGGCTCGATGAGTACATCAACGAACTGGAAAAGTCGATCGACCGCAACGCCGGTGCGCAGAGGAACCTCAGCGGAGAAGAGGCGCTGACCGAACGTCAGTCCCTGGAGGGCCAGCGCCAGCTGCTCGACAAGCTTCGCCAGCTAAAGGCAACCGGCCGTATCGTGCTTGAGTTGAAGCCCAATACCAGCGACATAGATGCTGTCCCGGACCTGCCCCTGGAAGATGGCGACAGGCTGCTCGTGCCCTTCCGGCCAGCGACGGTCAACGTAATCGGCTCAGTCTACAACAGCAATTCTTTCATTTTTAAGCAAGATAAGACGGTAGGCGACTATTTAAAGATATCGGGGGGACCTACGAAGAACGGGGACAAGGGGCATTTGTTCGTCATCCGGGCCGACGGGACTACGGTCAGTGGCCATGGACACAACGGGGTGTTCTTTAAAAGCTTTACCGAGGCAAGGTTGTCGCCGGGCGACACCATTGTGGTGCCGGAGAAGCTGGACAAGGGTGTGGTACTGCGAGGGTTCAAGGACTGGACACAAATCATTGGCACGTTCGTGATTGGTGCTGCGGCCGCGAAGGTATTGTTTCCGTAA
- the rfbC gene encoding dTDP-4-dehydrorhamnose 3,5-epimerase, with product MQAVKTKLEGVLLVRPRVFSDDRGFFLESYNEKALASAEIHYHFVQDNHSRSSRNVLRGLHYQIRQPQGKLVRAVVGEIFDVAVDLRRESATFGEWVGEVLSAENKDMLWVPPGFAHGFMVLSEWAEVLYKTTDYYAPQFERTIRWDDPDIGIDWPLDGEPQLSAKDKQGEWLRDAEVSAEGCSSMR from the coding sequence GTGCAAGCAGTGAAGACAAAACTTGAAGGCGTGTTGCTGGTGAGGCCAAGAGTGTTCAGCGATGATCGCGGCTTTTTCTTGGAAAGCTACAACGAGAAGGCGCTGGCTAGCGCCGAGATACATTACCATTTTGTCCAGGACAATCACTCGCGGTCGAGCAGGAACGTCCTGCGCGGCCTGCACTACCAGATTCGCCAGCCACAAGGGAAGCTGGTGCGCGCCGTGGTCGGAGAAATCTTCGATGTAGCAGTTGATCTGCGACGAGAGTCGGCGACATTCGGGGAATGGGTTGGTGAGGTTCTGTCAGCAGAAAACAAAGACATGCTTTGGGTGCCGCCGGGATTTGCGCATGGTTTCATGGTCCTTTCCGAGTGGGCGGAAGTGCTCTATAAGACGACGGATTATTACGCCCCACAGTTTGAGCGCACAATCCGCTGGGACGACCCGGATATTGGTATCGACTGGCCCTTGGACGGAGAGCCGCAGTTGTCGGCTAAAGATAAGCAAGGAGAATGGTTGCGGGATGCCGAGGTGTCTGCCGAAGGCTGCTCATCTATGCGATGA